One Thermoplasma volcanium GSS1 genomic window carries:
- a CDS encoding DUF1611 domain-containing protein: MENATILSEGVFATTYGKTANGLVRYSKRYHITSVIDSRLAGQDAGQVLMHKPSGIPIISSVEEAINGHAETLIVGIASDGGVLPENYRPYIRTALGYGMNIVSGLHDFVSDDPEFVKIARRTGSRITDVRKLFKDKKYFFTGNIEKVKAKKIAVLGTDSAIGKRTTAIYLNRAMKAIGKKSVMIGTGQTSWMQGFKYTVVVDAIVNDFVAGALETITYEAWDSERPDYMFIEGQGSVLHPAYPGSFEIIGATRPDAIILQHAPMRKYFDGFPGYEIPPLEKYIKILELLSNRKVIAIALNTENMDESMVKEEKSRLQAKFGIPVFDPLQRLSTVTREIDSYNI, translated from the coding sequence ATGGAAAACGCAACAATACTTTCTGAAGGGGTGTTTGCAACTACTTACGGCAAGACTGCAAACGGTCTTGTCAGATACAGCAAGAGGTATCACATAACTTCTGTGATAGACTCAAGACTCGCTGGCCAGGATGCCGGTCAGGTGCTGATGCACAAGCCAAGCGGCATACCGATAATATCTAGTGTGGAAGAGGCCATTAATGGGCACGCAGAAACACTGATTGTCGGTATAGCCTCAGACGGGGGTGTCCTTCCTGAGAATTATAGACCTTACATACGCACAGCACTTGGATATGGAATGAACATAGTTAGCGGCCTTCACGACTTCGTCAGCGATGATCCGGAGTTTGTAAAGATAGCAAGGAGAACCGGATCCAGGATAACAGATGTAAGAAAGCTGTTCAAGGACAAAAAGTACTTCTTTACCGGGAACATAGAAAAGGTTAAGGCTAAGAAGATAGCGGTACTTGGTACAGATAGTGCAATAGGAAAGCGTACTACAGCCATTTATCTTAATAGAGCAATGAAAGCCATAGGGAAGAAGAGCGTCATGATAGGTACAGGTCAAACATCCTGGATGCAGGGCTTCAAGTACACTGTCGTAGTAGATGCGATAGTAAACGACTTTGTTGCAGGCGCTTTAGAGACAATAACCTACGAAGCCTGGGATTCTGAGAGGCCTGACTACATGTTCATAGAGGGTCAGGGCTCGGTACTGCATCCTGCATATCCTGGCAGCTTTGAGATCATAGGTGCCACTAGGCCAGATGCCATAATACTGCAGCATGCTCCTATGAGGAAGTACTTCGATGGCTTCCCGGGATACGAGATACCTCCATTAGAGAAGTATATAAAGATACTAGAGCTGCTGTCGAACAGAAAGGTCATAGCAATAGCCCTAAACACTGAGAATATGGACGAATCCATGGTCAAAGAGGAAAAGTCAAGGCTACAGGCTAAGTTTGGAATACCAGTGTTCGATCCGCTGCAGAGGTTATCTACTGTTACTAGGGAAATAGACAGTTATAACATCTGA